A section of the Chryseobacterium scophthalmum genome encodes:
- a CDS encoding DUF3127 domain-containing protein, translating into MELQGTVKKITDVQTFASGFQKREMVILTQEQYPQPINIEFLQDKINLLDSLKEGENVKVGINIRGREWVSPQGETKYFNSITGWRVEKVLDNGSEPTQASPSHSAAPVSNDNPFAGDDDDDLPF; encoded by the coding sequence ATGGAATTACAAGGAACAGTAAAGAAAATCACTGATGTTCAAACATTTGCGAGTGGTTTCCAAAAAAGAGAAATGGTTATTCTTACACAAGAGCAATATCCACAGCCAATCAACATTGAATTTTTACAGGATAAAATAAATTTGCTGGATTCTTTGAAAGAAGGAGAAAATGTAAAAGTAGGAATCAACATCAGAGGTAGAGAATGGGTTTCGCCACAAGGGGAAACTAAGTATTTCAACTCTATTACAGGATGGAGAGTAGAAAAAGTTTTGGATAATGGTTCTGAACCTACCCAAGCTTCTCCGTCTCACTCTGCAGCTCCGGTTTCAAATGACAACCCTTTTGCTGGTGACGATGATGATGATTTACCTTTTTAA
- the aat gene encoding leucyl/phenylalanyl-tRNA--protein transferase yields the protein MVRLDENEISFPDPAQYDGHEGIIAFGGDLSVERIWFAYQNGIFPWFNPGEEILWWCPDPRFVLFPDELKVSKSMRKILDKKVFTITENQNFSEVIRNCREINRKGQEGTWLSDELMETFNTLHRYGLARSVEVWQNNELVGGLYGIQIGKVFCGESMFAKVSNASKAGFIHFIETHQNDLELIDCQSHTDHLESLGARMIPKEDFLKILHQNNERR from the coding sequence ATGGTTCGATTAGACGAAAACGAAATATCATTTCCCGATCCTGCACAGTATGACGGTCACGAAGGCATCATCGCTTTCGGTGGTGATCTGTCTGTAGAAAGAATCTGGTTTGCTTATCAGAATGGTATTTTCCCTTGGTTTAATCCCGGTGAGGAAATTCTTTGGTGGTGCCCCGATCCCAGATTTGTGCTTTTTCCTGATGAGTTGAAAGTTTCGAAATCAATGAGAAAAATTTTAGATAAAAAAGTTTTTACCATTACCGAAAACCAGAACTTCAGCGAAGTGATAAGAAACTGTCGCGAAATTAACCGTAAAGGACAGGAAGGAACCTGGCTTTCCGATGAACTGATGGAAACTTTTAACACCCTTCACCGTTATGGGCTTGCCCGAAGTGTAGAAGTCTGGCAAAATAATGAGCTTGTTGGCGGGCTTTACGGCATACAAATCGGGAAAGTTTTTTGTGGCGAAAGTATGTTTGCAAAGGTGAGCAATGCTTCCAAAGCAGGATTTATTCATTTTATAGAAACCCACCAAAACGATCTTGAACTGATTGACTGCCAATCTCACACCGACCACCTGGAAAGTCTGGGTGCGAGAATGATTCCTAAAGAAGATTTTTTAAAAATTTTACACCAAAACAATGAACGCAGATAA
- a CDS encoding DMT family transporter, which yields MNADKEKWLLLILLSVIWGSSFILIKKSLEHFSPYQVGALRVLIAGIILMPVAISKYKLFPKKHLKWLILAAFTGNFIPMFLFPIAETEISSSIAGIINSMMPIFVIIVGALVWKFETTRRQMTGVFISFTGVCLLAFGGDDNTQFKLFPILLLLLATLCYAMSTTTVKSKLMDVSSTILSAFVFSFVLFLPSVIALLSTGFVSEFTFSKENMIGLGFVSLLSVFGTGLAMMMNYRLLKVSTPLFASTVTLLMPIVAIIWGVLDGEKLTTLQFAGTSIIITGLIFLRAKTAVKK from the coding sequence ATGAACGCAGATAAAGAAAAATGGCTTCTTCTGATTTTACTAAGTGTCATTTGGGGCTCTTCATTTATTTTAATTAAAAAATCCTTAGAACATTTCAGCCCTTATCAGGTGGGAGCTTTAAGGGTTTTAATTGCCGGAATCATCTTAATGCCCGTTGCTATTTCAAAATATAAGCTTTTCCCAAAGAAACATTTGAAATGGTTAATTTTAGCAGCTTTTACAGGGAATTTCATCCCGATGTTCTTATTTCCTATTGCCGAAACAGAAATCAGCAGCAGCATCGCAGGAATCATCAATTCTATGATGCCTATTTTCGTCATTATTGTAGGCGCTTTAGTTTGGAAATTTGAAACCACAAGAAGACAGATGACCGGAGTTTTTATAAGCTTTACCGGAGTTTGTCTGCTTGCTTTTGGCGGAGACGATAATACTCAGTTTAAATTATTTCCTATCCTTTTACTTCTTTTGGCAACATTGTGTTATGCAATGAGTACAACGACTGTAAAATCAAAGCTAATGGATGTTTCATCTACCATTTTATCGGCATTTGTATTTTCTTTCGTTTTGTTTTTACCTTCAGTAATTGCTTTACTTTCCACAGGTTTTGTTTCTGAATTCACTTTCAGCAAAGAAAATATGATCGGATTAGGATTTGTAAGTTTACTCTCTGTTTTCGGAACCGGATTGGCTATGATGATGAATTATCGATTATTGAAAGTTTCCACTCCGCTTTTTGCTTCGACCGTTACTTTGCTGATGCCGATTGTTGCTATTATTTGGGGCGTTTTAGACGGTGAAAAACT
- a CDS encoding sensor histidine kinase translates to MEENKLVIIFTFTLLIIVLTMIFVYVIFIQKKTRLLIAQKEKDMRFEKELATSQIEMKEQTLNYIGQELHDDLGQKLSVVRLRQNQLIAKMKDSEKEELVELNELLGECIQDIRDLSKTLITEQVIHFGLIESLEREISKIQKLRLLKIELITQKHDIDIMPKHGLILFRIIQESINNILKHSKAKNVSIKIEDDHEKLDILISDNGKGFNTNLKKDGSGLKNMELRAKIIHAEFSIQSEPEKGTQTSITYYKNIQ, encoded by the coding sequence ATGGAAGAAAACAAATTGGTCATAATATTTACATTTACTTTATTGATTATCGTATTAACGATGATTTTCGTTTACGTGATTTTCATTCAAAAGAAAACAAGATTATTGATTGCTCAGAAAGAAAAAGATATGCGGTTTGAAAAAGAATTGGCAACATCTCAAATCGAAATGAAAGAGCAGACCTTAAATTATATTGGTCAGGAATTGCATGATGATTTAGGTCAAAAACTTTCTGTCGTCCGTTTAAGGCAAAACCAATTGATTGCTAAAATGAAAGACTCCGAAAAGGAAGAATTGGTAGAATTAAACGAATTATTAGGAGAATGCATTCAGGATATTCGTGATTTGTCTAAAACATTGATTACGGAGCAGGTAATTCATTTCGGTTTAATTGAATCTTTGGAAAGAGAAATAAGTAAAATCCAGAAATTACGACTGCTCAAAATAGAGCTGATAACGCAAAAGCATGATATTGATATTATGCCGAAACATGGTTTGATTCTTTTCAGAATTATTCAGGAAAGTATAAACAATATCTTAAAGCATTCCAAAGCGAAAAATGTTTCGATAAAAATTGAAGATGACCACGAGAAATTAGATATTCTGATTTCTGATAACGGAAAAGGGTTTAATACAAACCTTAAAAAAGATGGTTCAGGATTAAAAAATATGGAATTGAGAGCAAAAATTATTCATGCAGAATTTTCCATACAATCTGAGCCAGAAAAAGGAACTCAAACTTCAATAACCTATTACAAAAACATACAATGA